A genomic segment from Gossypium hirsutum isolate 1008001.06 chromosome D04, Gossypium_hirsutum_v2.1, whole genome shotgun sequence encodes:
- the LOC121215961 gene encoding agamous-like MADS-box protein AGL61: MASTGKKTRGRKKTQMKMIENKEDRLVTFSKRRLGIYKKISELSILCGTEILFIVFSPTGKPFSFGCPSVESVSNHFLSKNRPINDNTNILIEAYRMVRTNKLVQHYNEVHSQMDEIKRKKRELVSAQQTSETNNTNHWWKTPIHQCNPRELDELYSRFSELAHMFHIAWCKKIANASLMPTSTYFGNGHHRREF, from the coding sequence ATGGCAAGCACAGGAAAGAAAACTAGGGGACGAAAAAAGActcaaatgaaaatgatagaaaaCAAGGAAGATCGGTTAGTCACATTCTCGAAACGCCGACTGggaatctataaaaaaataagtgAGCTTTCCATTTTATGTGGTACGGAGATCCTTTTTATTGTCTTTTCTCCTACAGGTAAACCCTTTTCATTTGGTTGCCCATCTGTTGAATCTGTTTCAAACCACTTTTTGAGCAAAAATAGACCTATAAATGACAACACTAACATTCTCATTGAAGCTTACCGTATGGTAAGAACCAATAAACTTGTCCAGCACTACAATGAGGTCCATAGCCAAATGGAtgaaatcaaaaggaaaaaaagagagcTTGTTTCAGCTCAGCAGACAAGTGAGACAAACAATACtaatcattggtggaaaactccCATCCATCAATGTAACCCAAGGGAACTCGATGAACTATACTCCCGTTTCTCAGAGCTTGCCCACATGTTCCATATCGCTTGGTGCAAGAAGATTGCAAACGCTTCTTTAATGCCGACTTCAACATATTTTGGCAATGGCCACCATCGCCGAGAGTTCTAA